One genomic region from Amycolatopsis sp. FBCC-B4732 encodes:
- a CDS encoding AAA family ATPase translates to MTTPTPHATGPTTPAGATATRLRNGELRAMVAKVLADDPAAAHTPGSIASALNRSSGAVGNACRALTDRGQAEVVTVAPVTYRATATTASAAAPAVTPGSSPAPRPRRPKRASTAPAAPLPTPAPSATGSTTTRPARKVTGPVKRPNGMDYHPRLLSGMPDVTALQRLRDAGVAALLYGPPGTGKTSVVEAAFNDCLTVQGDGDTVVADLVGDYTKTPDGDFVFVHGPLVRAMRAGVPLFIDDATLIPPTVLAVVYPAMDGRREIIVKANGGEVVRAEPGFYVVAGHNPGVHGAILTDALSSRFPCTSRSPATMPSPNSSGSTRRPCGWRATSRPGRRKARSGGRRSCGSCWRSRSSPTRGTSTPPPGTWSGSRRKRIASPSPPWCATYSARPSPHSASVPALPPNPEPAPANPSRKARTMSAHFTADPTATGAAVFPARPEWLTLSAAFADEVPVIADRDDLVVSVAPGAGGGAPACFYPHRALIEVDGDHLGVDPATVDPANLSDRARYAPAWGALTHECGHAKHTAWEPPDGASPAVVAAAMLLEEPRMEAAHIRRRPDDRHWLRACVQGIVATDLHLYADPATAPKMTAADAAHTAALLLGRADGWVLTHAEVYPVARVVEDVLGTEVLGKLRAVWRQALRTADDAGEEMLDLGRQWCEILGTDPDSPDSTSSPASPGTSDTSDGSPGPGAPVNPSPLADAIAAVLGSVAANVAGEKAPEDPAAVAAAAKECEDAAARKAARVARGVFSTGGPPDGDTLTAGTRPPTPEEHTAARVLARALDTAGTRERVAVRTTSQVPPGRLRMRGVRAAEAQHAAGAVVTAEPFTRTIRKPVPVPPLRVGIACDVSGSMGWARAHVASAAWILANAARHTRVHADTASVIFGHHVRPLTHPGKPPAEVTEFCSRDNYEDIPRALDALDGALGLSRPGAARLVVIVSDGEYRATPRRNGQKKLDRLRVSGCAVLWLTTSDTDTPLAGATVHILTDPTMAARAIGHAATTALRAAAHR, encoded by the coding sequence ATGACCACGCCCACACCGCACGCCACGGGACCGACCACCCCGGCGGGCGCGACAGCGACCCGGCTCCGCAACGGCGAACTTCGTGCGATGGTCGCCAAAGTCCTCGCCGACGACCCCGCTGCCGCTCACACCCCCGGCAGCATCGCGAGCGCCCTGAACCGGTCATCGGGCGCGGTCGGGAACGCGTGCCGCGCGTTGACCGACCGGGGGCAAGCCGAAGTCGTCACGGTGGCGCCGGTGACCTATCGGGCCACTGCGACCACGGCATCCGCCGCCGCGCCCGCCGTCACCCCAGGCTCGTCACCTGCACCCCGCCCGCGACGGCCGAAACGCGCCAGCACAGCGCCCGCTGCGCCACTGCCTACACCGGCCCCATCCGCAACCGGCAGCACCACTACGCGACCGGCGCGCAAGGTCACCGGGCCGGTGAAACGTCCGAACGGGATGGATTACCACCCCCGGTTGCTTTCCGGCATGCCGGATGTGACCGCGCTGCAGCGGCTGCGCGACGCTGGGGTGGCTGCCCTGCTGTACGGCCCGCCCGGCACCGGGAAAACCTCGGTCGTCGAGGCGGCGTTCAACGACTGCCTCACGGTTCAGGGCGACGGCGACACCGTGGTCGCCGACCTGGTGGGCGACTACACCAAAACCCCCGACGGCGACTTCGTGTTCGTCCACGGCCCGCTCGTCCGCGCGATGCGCGCCGGGGTGCCGCTGTTCATCGACGACGCGACCCTGATCCCGCCGACGGTGCTCGCCGTGGTGTATCCCGCGATGGACGGGCGCCGCGAAATCATCGTCAAGGCCAACGGCGGCGAAGTCGTCAGGGCCGAGCCGGGGTTCTATGTCGTGGCCGGGCACAACCCCGGCGTGCACGGGGCCATCCTCACCGACGCGCTGTCCTCCCGGTTTCCGTGCACATCCAGGTCTCCAGCGACTATGCCCTCGCCGAACAGCTCGGGGTCGACAAGAAGGCCGTGCGGGTGGCGCGCAACCTCGCGACCCGGCAGGAGAAAGGCGAGATCGGGTGGGCGCCGCAGCTGCGGGAGCTGTTGGCGTTCAAGAAGCTCGCCGACGCGTGGGACCTCGACGCCGCCGCCGGGAACCTGGTCGGGATCGCGCCGGAAGAGGATCGCGTCACCGTCGCCGCCGTGGTGCGCGACGTATTCGGCAAGACCGTCGCCCCACTCGGCCTCGGTGCCCGCATTACCACCAAACCCTGAACCCGCCCCCGCGAACCCGTCGCGAAAGGCCCGCACCATGAGTGCCCATTTCACCGCCGACCCGACCGCCACCGGTGCCGCCGTGTTCCCCGCCCGCCCGGAATGGCTGACCCTGTCCGCCGCGTTCGCCGACGAGGTCCCGGTGATCGCTGACCGCGACGACCTTGTGGTCAGCGTCGCCCCCGGCGCGGGCGGCGGTGCCCCAGCCTGCTTCTACCCGCACCGCGCGCTGATCGAAGTCGACGGCGACCACCTCGGCGTGGACCCCGCCACCGTGGACCCGGCGAACCTGTCCGACCGGGCCCGCTACGCCCCGGCCTGGGGTGCCCTGACCCACGAGTGCGGACACGCCAAACACACCGCGTGGGAACCGCCGGACGGCGCCTCGCCCGCCGTGGTCGCCGCTGCGATGCTGCTGGAAGAGCCCCGGATGGAAGCGGCGCACATCCGCCGCCGCCCGGACGACCGGCACTGGCTCCGGGCGTGCGTGCAGGGCATCGTCGCCACTGACCTGCACCTCTACGCCGACCCCGCGACGGCCCCGAAGATGACCGCCGCCGACGCCGCGCACACTGCCGCGCTCCTGCTGGGACGGGCCGACGGCTGGGTGCTCACGCACGCCGAGGTCTACCCCGTCGCCCGGGTCGTCGAGGACGTGCTCGGCACCGAAGTCCTCGGCAAGCTGCGGGCCGTATGGCGGCAAGCGCTGCGAACCGCGGACGACGCGGGGGAGGAGATGCTCGACCTCGGGCGGCAGTGGTGCGAGATCCTCGGCACCGACCCTGACAGCCCGGACTCGACCTCGTCGCCGGCCTCGCCCGGGACCTCGGACACGTCGGACGGCTCGCCCGGACCCGGCGCACCCGTGAACCCGTCACCGCTTGCGGATGCCATCGCCGCCGTGCTGGGCAGCGTTGCGGCGAACGTCGCGGGCGAGAAGGCGCCCGAGGACCCGGCCGCCGTCGCCGCTGCCGCGAAAGAATGCGAAGACGCCGCCGCGAGGAAAGCCGCACGGGTGGCGCGGGGAGTATTCAGCACCGGCGGTCCCCCCGACGGCGACACCCTGACGGCGGGCACCCGGCCGCCCACACCGGAGGAGCACACCGCTGCGCGGGTACTCGCGCGGGCCCTTGACACCGCCGGAACCCGGGAACGGGTGGCCGTGCGCACCACCTCGCAGGTGCCGCCGGGGCGACTGCGGATGCGTGGGGTGCGTGCCGCCGAAGCCCAGCATGCCGCCGGGGCCGTGGTGACGGCCGAGCCGTTCACCCGCACCATCCGCAAACCGGTCCCCGTGCCGCCGCTGCGGGTCGGGATCGCGTGCGACGTGTCCGGCTCGATGGGCTGGGCACGCGCTCACGTGGCCTCGGCCGCCTGGATCCTGGCCAACGCCGCCCGCCACACCCGCGTACACGCCGACACCGCGAGCGTGATCTTCGGACACCACGTGCGCCCACTGACCCATCCGGGCAAGCCGCCCGCCGAGGTCACCGAATTTTGCTCCCGCGACAACTACGAGGACATCCCCCGAGCGCTGGACGCCCTCGACGGCGCGCTGGGCCTGTCCCGCCCCGGCGCGGCACGGCTCGTGGTCATCGTGTCCGACGGCGAATACCGTGCGACACCCCGCCGCAACGGGCAGAAGAAGCTCGACCGCCTACGCGTGTCCGGGTGCGCGGTGCTGTGGCTGACCACCAGCGACACCGACACCCCGCTCGCCGGGGCCACCGTCCACATCCTGACTGACCCCACCATGGCCGCCCGGGCCATCGGCCACGCTGCCACTACCGCGCTCCGTGCGGCTGCTCACCGGTAG